The proteins below are encoded in one region of Actinomycetota bacterium:
- a CDS encoding ROK family protein: MATLGVNIGGRWMHTVVLDEGDEVISTARMRTPTTGDRTAVVEVIVASVHEAADRAGVATDELSGIGVGSPGVVTDGTVGQAVNVPGWTERFRLAEMLSQQFAPPIRIMNDVTAVAVGEHRLGAGRGADHLIMVWVGTGVGGGLILDGTLYEGAFGAAGEFGHTVVERGGAVCPCGRRGCVEAYIGRRAMEHAARRALDEGRHTSLFRIADELGSDRLTSQVFKEAYDRGDPVAADLIDWGAEALAKGIASAVNLLDVERVVIGGGLADRLGRLFITKVESAARPALFLQPARVEIVSAALGDAGGAIGAALVARDAEGGGEPGGG; this comes from the coding sequence GTGGCAACGCTCGGCGTGAACATCGGGGGCAGGTGGATGCACACCGTCGTCCTCGATGAGGGCGACGAGGTCATCAGCACGGCCCGCATGCGCACCCCGACCACCGGTGACCGCACCGCGGTCGTCGAGGTGATCGTCGCCAGCGTCCACGAGGCGGCCGACCGGGCGGGGGTGGCGACCGACGAACTGTCCGGCATCGGCGTGGGCTCGCCCGGCGTGGTGACCGACGGCACGGTCGGCCAGGCGGTGAACGTCCCGGGGTGGACCGAGCGCTTCCGCCTGGCTGAGATGCTCAGCCAACAGTTCGCCCCGCCGATCCGCATCATGAACGACGTCACGGCCGTGGCGGTCGGAGAGCACCGCCTGGGTGCCGGCCGGGGCGCCGACCACCTCATCATGGTGTGGGTCGGGACCGGGGTCGGCGGCGGGCTGATCCTCGACGGCACGCTGTACGAGGGCGCGTTCGGGGCCGCCGGGGAGTTCGGCCACACGGTCGTCGAGCGCGGCGGCGCGGTCTGCCCGTGCGGCCGGCGGGGCTGCGTCGAGGCCTACATCGGTCGCCGGGCGATGGAGCATGCCGCCCGCCGGGCTCTCGACGAGGGACGGCACACGTCGCTGTTCCGCATCGCCGACGAGCTCGGCAGCGACCGGTTGACCTCCCAGGTGTTCAAGGAGGCGTACGACCGCGGCGATCCGGTGGCGGCCGACCTGATCGACTGGGGCGCCGAAGCCCTGGCGAAGGGCATCGCCTCGGCGGTCAACCTCCTCGACGTCGAACGCGTCGTGATCGGCGGCGGGCTCGCCGATCGCCTCGGGCGGCTGTTCATCACCAAGGTCGAGTCGGCCGCCCGGCCCGCGCTGTTCCTGCAACCGGCCCGGGTCGAGATCGTGTCGGCCGCGCTCGGCGATGCCGGCGGGGCGATCGGGGCGGCACTGGTTGCCCGTGACGCAGAGGGTGGCGGCGAACCCGGCGGTGGGTGA
- a CDS encoding acyl-CoA dehydrogenase family protein: MSDAPQEWRDGGVPVTHLDRARTVVAALRDVVDTSARQLASRTAGRGSVSVEEMDRHQVVLYDLASAASAVAAAEELLTYGQEGQHEAAVALAFAADVAADLIGRTAGRWEQFGLDAAALPGPAGDAVAAGRDPDLLSAIADHVIAKADAGPRHLSEEHEMVRETFRRFADERVKPVAEDIHRQDRDVPDDIIRGLAELGTFGLSVPAEYGGMAEGGSGEMLSMVVVTEELSRASLGAAGSLITRPEIIVSAILRGGTEEQKRRWLPPIATGDKLCAVAVTEPDHGSDVAMLTTSATRDGDQWVIDGVKTWCTFAGKAEYLLLLARTNPDRSKGHRGLSLFVVDKPSFPGHSFHVEQDGGVLDARAIPTIGYRGMHSFEVSFDGWRVPHDDLIGGDDGEGRGFYLQMQAFAAGRLQTAARANGLMQAALEDAVAYTRQREVFGATLSDYQLTRAKLARMAYQLAACRQLTMRAARLLAKGEGQLEASMVKQLACRVAEWVTREAQQLHGGMGYAEEFAVSRYFVDARVLSIFEGADEVLALRVIARTLLSDALDR; this comes from the coding sequence GTGAGCGACGCTCCGCAGGAGTGGCGCGACGGAGGTGTCCCCGTGACGCACCTGGATCGCGCACGCACCGTCGTGGCCGCGCTTCGAGACGTCGTCGACACCTCCGCCCGACAGTTGGCGTCGCGGACCGCCGGGCGCGGCTCGGTCTCCGTCGAGGAGATGGATCGTCACCAGGTGGTGCTGTACGACCTGGCTTCGGCCGCGTCGGCCGTGGCCGCAGCCGAGGAGCTGCTGACCTACGGGCAGGAAGGTCAGCACGAGGCGGCCGTGGCGTTGGCGTTCGCCGCCGACGTGGCCGCCGACCTGATCGGCCGCACCGCGGGCCGCTGGGAGCAGTTCGGTCTCGACGCGGCCGCGCTGCCGGGACCAGCCGGCGACGCGGTCGCCGCGGGACGTGACCCTGATCTGCTGTCGGCGATCGCCGACCACGTCATCGCCAAGGCCGACGCCGGTCCTCGCCACTTGTCGGAAGAGCACGAGATGGTGCGCGAGACGTTCCGGCGTTTCGCCGACGAACGCGTCAAGCCGGTCGCCGAGGACATCCACCGCCAGGATCGCGACGTCCCCGACGACATCATCCGTGGCCTGGCAGAGCTGGGCACGTTCGGGCTGTCGGTTCCCGCCGAGTACGGCGGCATGGCCGAGGGTGGTTCCGGTGAGATGCTCAGCATGGTCGTCGTCACCGAAGAGCTCTCACGCGCGTCGTTGGGTGCCGCAGGCTCGCTGATCACGCGCCCGGAGATCATCGTCAGCGCCATCCTGCGGGGGGGCACCGAGGAGCAGAAACGCCGCTGGCTCCCGCCGATCGCCACCGGGGACAAGTTGTGCGCTGTGGCGGTGACCGAACCCGATCACGGCTCCGACGTCGCGATGCTCACCACCAGCGCGACCCGCGACGGAGACCAGTGGGTCATCGACGGGGTCAAGACCTGGTGCACGTTCGCCGGGAAGGCCGAGTACCTGCTGTTGCTCGCCCGCACGAACCCCGACCGCTCGAAGGGGCACCGCGGCCTGTCCCTGTTCGTGGTGGACAAGCCGTCGTTCCCTGGCCACAGCTTCCACGTCGAGCAGGACGGCGGCGTGCTCGACGCACGCGCGATCCCCACCATCGGCTACCGCGGGATGCACTCGTTCGAGGTGTCCTTCGACGGCTGGCGGGTCCCACACGACGACCTCATCGGGGGGGACGACGGTGAAGGCCGGGGCTTCTACCTGCAGATGCAGGCGTTCGCGGCGGGACGGCTGCAGACAGCTGCGCGTGCCAACGGCCTGATGCAGGCCGCGCTGGAGGACGCGGTGGCCTACACCCGACAGCGCGAGGTGTTCGGGGCCACGCTCAGCGACTACCAGCTGACCCGCGCGAAGCTGGCACGGATGGCCTACCAGCTGGCCGCCTGTCGTCAGCTGACGATGCGTGCGGCGCGCCTGCTGGCCAAGGGCGAGGGACAGCTGGAAGCCTCCATGGTCAAACAGCTGGCGTGTCGTGTCGCCGAGTGGGTCACGCGCGAAGCGCAGCAGCTGCACGGGGGGATGGGCTACGCCGAGGAGTTCGCCGTGTCCCGGTACTTCGTCGACGCCCGGGTGCTGTCGATCTTCGAAGGCGCCGACGAGGTGTTGGCGTTGCGGGTGATCGCTCGGACGTTGCTGTCCGACGCCCTCGACCGTTAG
- a CDS encoding ATP-binding protein, which translates to MADQPGRHDRAAARRIAVPVASLALLAVVLLLPLPWLRDSAYLGDASFHAGLELVGGVVGLMAGIAITVRYSALAERTDLLIGLAFFANGTADVVHGTLALVAARGWPAGLSLELLIAGTSVTGRFMMAMLLLGAPVFAGRMWAQDRPERLRTVIAAACAAIAMSAALTAFAAQLTTLPRLVLPENLIARPADFFSGAVLGVAALVLLRHHIRTGDRMMWWVTIAAAIAAAGQVIMGFSTQLYDAAFDVAHAYKILGYAVPLVALSLYHVGVIAERDRYAAAVRRYTRELERANEELEVASDAKSSFVSVVSHELRTPLTSILGFASMMREYWDSTPDAEKTQYLEVIERQADRLSRLVNDLLAISRLESGVIEVRRRDIEVAPLLKQTLSDLGDVAASVSVNVDDDLTVHADPDHLERILVNLVGNASKYGEPPITVEAYWADGAVQITVADHGPGVSSSFEPKLFEKFAQAESGYTRSSHGTGLGLAITRGLVTVQGGDIWYEQNEPHGARFCVRLPEGGADAVPGR; encoded by the coding sequence GTGGCCGACCAGCCGGGGAGACACGACCGGGCGGCAGCCCGGCGGATAGCTGTCCCTGTGGCGTCCCTGGCGCTGCTCGCGGTGGTGCTGCTCCTGCCGCTTCCGTGGCTGCGTGACTCCGCGTACCTCGGCGACGCCAGCTTCCACGCGGGGCTCGAACTGGTCGGAGGCGTGGTCGGTCTGATGGCCGGCATCGCGATAACCGTGCGCTACTCGGCCCTGGCCGAGCGCACCGACCTGCTGATCGGGCTCGCGTTCTTCGCCAACGGAACCGCCGATGTGGTCCACGGCACGCTGGCGTTGGTGGCGGCGCGGGGCTGGCCGGCGGGGCTGTCTCTGGAGCTGCTGATCGCCGGCACCTCCGTGACCGGACGGTTCATGATGGCGATGCTCCTGCTGGGCGCTCCGGTGTTTGCGGGACGGATGTGGGCGCAGGACCGTCCCGAGCGCCTGCGGACGGTGATCGCGGCCGCGTGCGCTGCCATCGCGATGAGCGCGGCACTGACGGCCTTCGCCGCGCAGCTGACCACCCTCCCGCGGCTCGTCCTGCCGGAGAACCTGATCGCCCGCCCGGCGGACTTCTTCTCCGGCGCGGTCCTGGGGGTCGCCGCGCTCGTGCTGCTCCGTCACCACATCCGCACCGGTGATCGGATGATGTGGTGGGTGACGATCGCGGCTGCGATCGCTGCGGCCGGGCAGGTCATCATGGGTTTCTCGACGCAGCTGTACGACGCCGCCTTCGACGTGGCGCACGCCTACAAGATCCTGGGTTACGCGGTCCCACTGGTGGCCCTGTCCCTGTACCACGTCGGCGTCATCGCCGAACGTGACCGCTACGCCGCCGCGGTGCGGCGCTACACGCGCGAGCTCGAGCGCGCCAACGAGGAGCTCGAGGTCGCCAGCGACGCCAAGAGCTCGTTCGTGTCGGTGGTCTCCCACGAGCTACGGACGCCGCTGACGTCGATCCTGGGCTTCGCGTCGATGATGCGCGAGTACTGGGACTCCACTCCCGACGCGGAGAAGACGCAGTACCTGGAGGTGATCGAGCGGCAGGCCGACCGGCTGTCGCGGCTGGTCAACGACCTGCTGGCGATCTCGCGGTTGGAATCCGGTGTGATCGAGGTACGCCGGCGCGACATCGAGGTGGCGCCTCTCCTGAAGCAGACCTTGAGCGATCTGGGAGACGTCGCGGCGTCCGTGTCCGTCAACGTCGACGATGACCTGACCGTTCACGCCGATCCCGACCACCTCGAACGGATCCTGGTGAACCTGGTCGGTAACGCGAGCAAGTACGGCGAGCCGCCCATCACCGTCGAGGCGTACTGGGCCGACGGTGCCGTCCAGATCACGGTGGCCGATCACGGCCCGGGGGTGTCGTCGTCGTTCGAGCCCAAGCTGTTCGAGAAGTTCGCTCAGGCGGAATCCGGGTACACGCGCTCGTCGCACGGGACCGGTCTGGGTCTGGCCATCACCCGGGGGCTGGTCACCGTGCAGGGCGGTGACATCTGGTACGAACAGAACGAGCCGCACGGGGCGCGGTTCTGTGTGCGGCTGCCGGAAGGGGGGGCCGATGCGGTTCCTGGTCGTTGA
- a CDS encoding response regulator produces the protein MRFLVVDDEPSVLLLVSANVRAWGHEVVTAATVDEARAHCEGGGIDVMLLDVSMPSMDGPTFLRSLRAAGCEPGRVFLLSAIAPEELERLAADLDVDHITKPFTAPGLRDALLPAIERAS, from the coding sequence ATGCGGTTCCTGGTCGTTGACGACGAGCCGTCCGTGCTCCTGCTGGTGTCGGCCAACGTCCGTGCCTGGGGCCACGAGGTCGTCACGGCTGCGACGGTGGACGAGGCGCGCGCCCACTGTGAGGGTGGTGGGATCGACGTGATGTTGCTCGACGTGTCGATGCCGTCCATGGACGGCCCCACGTTCCTGCGCTCGCTGCGCGCGGCCGGGTGCGAACCGGGGCGGGTGTTCCTGCTGTCGGCCATCGCGCCGGAGGAGCTCGAGCGGCTCGCGGCCGACCTGGACGTCGACCACATCACCAAACCGTTCACGGCGCCTGGGCTGCGTGACGCGCTGCTCCCGGCGATCGAGCGAGCCTCGTGA
- a CDS encoding response regulator, with translation MSAEPSAGRILIIEDDQDIADLIRAQLQKEGFRVEVAPGGQEGIDAALADPPDVVILDLRMNPVDGFQVLRALGDHVVTRQIPVLVVSILEEEGRARAAGAKGFVLKPFRPANVTEAVRQLLM, from the coding sequence GTGAGCGCCGAGCCGTCCGCCGGACGCATCCTGATCATCGAGGATGATCAGGACATCGCTGACTTGATCCGCGCCCAGCTCCAGAAGGAGGGGTTCCGCGTCGAGGTCGCGCCGGGTGGCCAGGAGGGGATCGACGCTGCGCTGGCCGATCCCCCCGACGTCGTGATCCTCGACCTGCGCATGAACCCGGTCGACGGCTTCCAGGTGCTCCGTGCGCTCGGTGATCACGTCGTCACCCGTCAGATCCCCGTCCTGGTGGTGTCGATCCTGGAGGAGGAAGGCCGGGCGCGGGCTGCCGGCGCCAAGGGGTTCGTTCTCAAGCCCTTCCGTCCCGCCAACGTCACCGAGGCCGTGCGGCAGCTGCTGATGTGA
- a CDS encoding CHRD domain-containing protein, with translation MRAGRWVTVTAALTLALAACGDGEPEEESTPTPTATVGMEATPPVDGLEHVVLGATLTGEAEVPEPGDPDGVGTAKVDTPGPGSICYNLSVENIDEPAAAHIHEGTEDEAGDIVVDFAPTFTAEDGEFTANGCVDVDQALVDEIFADPAAFYVNVHNEAYPAGAVRGQLEEQGPA, from the coding sequence ATGCGGGCAGGACGCTGGGTGACCGTCACAGCGGCGTTGACGTTGGCGCTGGCCGCCTGCGGGGACGGTGAACCGGAGGAGGAGTCCACGCCGACCCCGACCGCGACCGTCGGCATGGAGGCCACGCCACCGGTCGATGGCCTCGAGCACGTCGTGCTCGGGGCGACCTTGACCGGTGAGGCGGAGGTCCCAGAGCCAGGCGACCCCGACGGAGTCGGGACGGCGAAGGTCGACACCCCCGGCCCGGGCAGCATCTGTTACAACCTGAGCGTCGAGAACATCGACGAGCCCGCCGCCGCACACATCCACGAGGGCACCGAGGACGAGGCGGGCGACATCGTCGTCGACTTCGCCCCGACGTTCACCGCGGAGGACGGCGAGTTCACCGCCAACGGTTGCGTCGACGTCGACCAGGCCCTGGTCGACGAGATCTTCGCCGACCCGGCCGCCTTCTACGTCAACGTCCACAACGAGGCGTACCCGGCCGGGGCGGTCCGCGGCCAGCTGGAGGAGCAGGGCCCGGCCTGA